The following nucleotide sequence is from Peribacillus sp. ACCC06369.
AGCTTACCAAATATTCTCCAGCTGGTGTCATTTTAATGTTTTTTCCGTTCTTGGACAATATTTCAGTTTGGAATTCCTTTTCAATTTGCCTTACGCGGTACGTTAATGCAGGCTGGGTCATGTAAAGCCGCTCCGCAGCTTTTGTCAGATTCTGGTCTTGATATAAATATTGCAAAATTAAACAATCTTTCTCATCCATAAGTTTTCGCCACCCCTAATAGTTTCGCAGCCTAATAATCAACGGTTTCAGCGATCCTCAATCATTCTATGTACAGAGATATGATGCTCCCCTTCCTTCATACTAGCTCAGGAGTGGTTCCAGGACTTTGCTTAAATCGGTCTTCATGATGAACTTCAATCGTTTGCAAGAAGCTTTGCATGGAGTTTGTCATATAAGCATCTTTACGGTGAATGAAGACAGTCGAAATATTGCCGTACTCTTCCGGAATTGCATGCACGTGCACTTCTTCATTGGCTGCAAGGTGATTTACCGCTGATTGTGGTACGAGGGTAATGCCAAGACCGAGAGTTACGCTGGTTAAGATCGTTTCCAATACATTGAACTCCATGATCCTTTTGGGCATCACTTCTTCTTCTTTCAGCCATTGTTCCAGTTTAGAGCGATAGCCACAACCCTGACTGAATACCAAAAATGGTTCTGTTATAATTTCTTCAAGGTCAAATGTTTCATTTCTTGTAACCAATACAAGTTTTTCTGTACACACATCATATGGCTGAATGAGCGGATGTTTAATCGGTCCTGTAACGAAAGCTCCATCCAACCTATGTTCAATGACATCTTTAATTAGGTCTTCTGTTAACCCAGCCTTTATGGATAAATCAACATTTGGATACTGTTTATGATAAGAGGCTAGAATCTTGGGAAGATCGGTGACCGTTTCAACTGTACCTATGTTCAATATCCCTGTAGGTGTTTCACTATCCAGGAATACTTGCTTGAGTTCTTCAACATCAAGCAAAATTTTGTTTACATACTCCAACATTTTTCGAGCCTCTGCAGTTAATGACATGCCACGTTTATGTCTATTGAATAGAGGCGTCCGTAACTCCTGCTCTAAATGCTTAATCCTCGCCGTTACATTGGATTGGACGTAATTCAACTCAACAGCCGCCTTACTTATGCTGCCATATTTAGCGACGCACTGGAATATTTGCAAATCCCGTATTTCCATAAAAGTGACCCCCTTTCTCAACTATCATTAATAATGATGGTTATATTCATTTTAAGTCATTTTACATGATAATGACTTTATCATAAGGTGTGTATAGGAATTTAATCAATCATTATTTTTTGAGGGGAAGCTTTTATGAAAAAAAATCAAGTTTTAATCGGTGCACTTTTATGTTTGACAGCCAGTATTTCCTGGGGAGCCATGTTTCCAGTTGCAGAAAGGGCATTAATGTATATTGATCCTTTTTATTTCTCTTTTTTGCGATATTTAGCTGTTTGCGTAATTTTAGGGATATTGCTTTTAATGAAAGAGGGGAAGGAGTCATTTAAGCTGGAAGGGCAAGGAAAGAGGTTATTGTTTTTCGGAACGATGGCTTTTACAGTATACAACTTTCTCATTTTCGCAGGTCAGGACTTACTGGGACATAACGGGGTAATTGTTGCTTCCATCATGGAATCATTAATGCCCATGATCTCAATTTTAATAATGTGGGTTTTCAAAAATTCCAAACCCATGAAATATAACATCGCCAGTATGCTCCTTGCCTTAATTGGGGCCATTCTTGTCATTACAAGTGGCAAATTATCATTCCTATTATCATTGAAAGATAGCATCATTCCTCTACTTTTCATTCTCATCGGGGTGATAGGCTGGGTTATATATACGATGGGCGGCAACCAATTCAATGGATGGTCAACACTCCGCTATTCGACTTTAACATGTATTTTAGGAACTTCGGTATCAGGAATCATAACATTATTTGCAAGTGTACTGGGCCTGTCTGTCCCTACAGCAGAGGTTATGCAATCCATTTATGGCGAAATGATTTTCATGATTATTTTCCCCGGTGCCATAGCCCTTTTAAGCTGGAATTTAGGCATAAAACTTTTAACGCCGATCAATGGAATCCTATTTATTAATTTAGTGCCAATAACCACGTTGGCCATCGTTTTCATCCAAGGAGGATCACTATCATCATTCGAATTACTGGGAACTTTTTTAGTGATATATGCATTGATTCAAAACAATTATTATCAAAGAAAAAACTCGCCTTCCCAAGTTGAGGAATTGAATCCAAGGAAAGTAAAGAGAATCGTTTAAACATAAAGGTACAAAACATCAATAGGAGGGCAACAATGGATTTATTAACGCTTATGCTAATCTTTGGATTAGCTGTACTATGGGAATTGGCAACGATTAATAAGAATGTGAAAAAAATGAATGAGCAAAATGCAGAATTAATCAATCTATATAATGATAGAAATAAACGAACTCAATAAAATAGACTTTTGGCAATACAACGCAAAAAAGCCTGTCATTTAGATAGGCTTTTTTTGTACTAACCAGAACGACGACATCTTCTATGAATCCTTTTCTTATAAACGATTGCATGTCCACAGCTCACTTACCTTCGCTTTGTCAGCGTCCGCGAGCAAATAGAAAAGAGCATGTGTTGAAAAATGATTGATCAAAACATGCCCTTTTTATGGATAATGCGTAATCACTTCATAAGCCGTAACAATTAACAATTCACTATTTTTGATTTTTTATGATAGTTCTTTTTGACATTTTACCATTATAAATTTAAATGGAGGTTTATTTTCCATATTCTTATGCGGCTCGACAATTTCCGAAGATTCTATCAATCCATATTTTCCAAATTCCTGTTTTATCGAGTCGGAATCATAAAAAAACATTTTTACCCCTTCCATTATCTCGAAATAGTCTTTATCCAGTTGTTTGCCCTTTCCAAACATTGGGGCTTCTTTTGAAATGGTAGTAAAAATCATATAGCCGTTTGGCTTTAACTGATTATAGCAATCATTAATAAACTTCTCTCTCTCACGATTATTCAATAAGTGAATAATCGCATAACAAAATATACCATCATAAAGTTTGTTATCAAAAGGCATATCGGTTACTGAACCATGAAAAATACTAATATTAAGCCCATTTTGCCTTGCCAAATCAATCGCTGTTTTTGAAATCTCAATACCTGTTACATTTATTCCGTTTTCAATAAAAACCTTTGCGTTTCTGCCATATCCAATACCAGGAATCAATATATCCTTAACTTTATTCTCAAGGAAAAAGTCCTTTGCCAAGATTGCGGAGTCTGAAGGTTCAAATCCCCACATCATTTGATTTTCTATAAAACTTGCTTCCCAGAATTCTGTCATGCCTCAATCCCCTTTACAAATATTAGCTCTTTTTCTTTGGCTGTTTTCGCATACTTTGTTGCTATTCACCAAATAATGCGGTGTGGTTGATTTCCCCTCCATTGCTCGCTTTCCGCGGGGCGGGCGGTGAGCCTCCTCGGCGTGAACGCCTGTGGGGTCTCACCTGTCCCGCTGCTCCCGCAGGAGTCTCGCACTTCCGCTCCAATCAACCTTAAATAGTTTCGTTTTAAAAACAACAATCTTTACAAAAAGATCTTTTTCTTTTGAAAAATACTCTTATGCATTCAAGGATTTTATGCCTCCAAAAGAAATGCAGCTTCAACTAAATCCATGATGACTCCGGCCGCCGCTTTATTGCCCTCCGCCGCCGCAATCACCAGCTGGGAAGGCGTGCTGAGTGATGTATCTCCGCATGCAAATACTCCTTCAACCGTTGTTCGTCCAAATGAATCCACTTTAATCCCGCCGTTTGGAGTGATCTCGCAGCCAAGCTGTTCCGCAAAAGGAGCAGACTGCACCAAGTCAGTGACCACAATCCCTGCCTCCCTTTTGATTTCCTGTCCGTTTTGCAGCCGGATCGATGTCAGCTGACCTCCTTTCGATTTAAGACTTTCAATCTTTTCTTCCACGACTGTTACGTGCTGCCTAGCTAAGATATCCTTCTCCTCATCAAGAACCTGATAGCCATTTGTAAAAACGATCACATCACCGCTCCAGTTTGACAGCAGTTTTCCCATATGAAAAGCCCGTTCATTTTCTGCAATTACCGCCAATGCTTGGCCCCGCATTTCCCAGCCGTCACAAAACGGACAGCTGAAAACACTCGTTCCGTATACATTCTGTATGTTTGGAATCTCCGGCAAAACATCCCGAAGACCTGTTGCAAGAAGCACCTTTTTCGCCATGTAATCCGTTCCGCCTTTCGTTTGAATTCGGAACACACCACTAGCTTTTTCAATAATCTCCACCCGCTCATCCTTAATGGAGACGGACGGATATTTCTGGACATCCGTTCTTGCCCGCTTCTTGAATTCTGACGGCTTTACCCCATCCTGTGTGATAAATCCGTGCGACTCCTGCGTCACCCGGTTACGGGGTTTATCCTCATCAAACAAAATTGTTTTCCGTCCAGCACGCCCCATGACCAATGCGGCATTCAGTCCTGCAGGTCCTCCGCCAATAATTACACAATCCAACACATGAAACACTCCTTCTTTATAAAATCTATTAAAGACCCTTAATGTCCTTAATTTGTGTAAAAAAATTTATTTTTCTTTTTTTGTTTCCTGACACTGCTCCGCAATGCTTTGAATCGTTCGTCCAGCCAGTTCTTTCTTCATGTTGCCTTCCGCCTCGATCATCACGCGCTCAATTAAACACTCGCTTTCTTCATGGTCAAACGCACAGTTGAACAGCACCGACTGACCCTCCACCGCTTCAATAACATCCAGAAACGAAATGTCCTGAGCCCGGCGTGAAGTACTGTAGCCGCCTTTTGCCCCTGGCACTGATTCAATTAATCCAGCCTTCACAAGCTTCGTCAAAATCTTCGACAAGTACGTCGGGGACAAATCCTGCATGTGCGCCAGCTGATCCACGCTTACCGTCTGGCCTTTTGGTTCCGACGTTAAATGCACCATTGTATGTAGTGCATAATTGGTTGCCTTTGAATACTTCATTGATGCACCTCATAATTAAATCTATTACAGACTTTTAATACCCGTAATTGATTGTAACTCAAGCTGCAAAAAACCGCAAACCTTTTTCACCTCACCTAACGTTGATCATCCTGCCAAAATCTTAACTTGTAATAATTTGCCTGGTTACGATCCACACGAGAAAGTAATGTCGACATCGCTCCCTCTATACAAGGAGGGCCGTATCATTTCTGAAATTTTACTGGTCATTTTTGGAACCCACCGACTAAAAAAATCGTTTATTTTGGAAACAAGGATTAATAAACAAGTGATTTTCATTCTAGGTATTTGGGTGTTTAACCTTAACGGAGCAATTGGCTTTGCTATGGTTGATAGATTTTTATTAAATTCAAAGGATGATTAATAATGAAAAAATCCAAAAAATATATTGTCCTATTTCTCTGGGTCGTATTATTTTTATATTACTTTGATATGTATATGCCCAAAGGTATTTATTATTTTATTGTAGGAATTCCAGTACTTTTTCTAAGTGCAATTTTTATTTTAAAGATGTTTGATCATTCAAAAAATGTAAGAAGCTAAATATCTAGGTGATACTAACAACCTTTCAGATGATGTATGTATCCCTTTCTTATTTTATCTTTCAACTCTAATTGATTTTGATTGTTTATGCCTTTCATATCTGCGTCTATAGCCTAATCCTTCCTTCTTCACACGAGAAAGTAAGACAAAATTAAAGGGTATGAGCCCTGTTAAAACAGAACTCATACCCTGCCGGTGTCGGTTTTTACAACCTCCATATTACCATTTCATTAATCATCAGGATTTGTTTTATTCACCAAGTTTCTTCCGTATATCCGCTGCTACATTCTTTAGCGCCTTTTTTGATCCCCTGTCAAGGTCGTGGTTCAATTTCCTTTCTTTGTAACTGACAAATAGGGAATTGAGATCATAGCCTTCAGGATATAAATCGGCGGCCTTTATTTCCAGCTCGAGCCTATTGGCATGAACTTCCTTGAAGGTATCTTCGAAAAGGACTGTGACATTATTGAAGGAGTCCTTTTTCTTATAAACGATCCCATACCCATTCAGTTCGCTTACCTTCACTTTGTCGCCGACTTCATATTCATATAATATTTCCTTAGGAACGGCCGCTGGCTTCGCTTTTTTGATTTTACCTTCCTGGACACGCTCCAAGTCGTAGTCTTTATTGTCGATATATAGCTTTGCCTTTTGCAAAACCTTTTCACGTACATTCATTTTTTTCGCTATCCACAGGGCATTGCTTTCCCCGGATTGACCGATCAACAGCTTATACTTTGGCTCAAGTGTTTCACTATTGAATTGCATGGCCGCATTCATGAAATCACTGTGTATTTCCGAATAGCGCTTGATTTCACCATAATGGGTCGTCGCAACGGTAATGCAGCCCCTCTGATAAAATTCCTCAAGGATGGCAATCGCTAACGCGGCACCTTCATTTGGTTCCGTTCCGCTCCCGATTTCATCGAACAGCAGTAATGAGTTATTGGTTAATGCCCCCATGATTTCCGAGATGTTTTTCATATGCGATGAAAATGTGCTCAGTGCATTTTCAATGCTTTGGTTATCACCGATATCGACGAATACCTGATCGAAGACGGCAAGCTCCGTCCCCTCTTTACCGGCAACATGCAGCCCTGACATGACGGCCAATGTAAGGATGCCGATCGTTTTCAAGACGACCGTTTTACCCCCGGCATTAGGGCCGGTAATAATCAAGCTGCGATAGTCCTTACCGATTTCGAAATCTAAAGGTACGCTGTCTTGCGGCAAAAGGGGATGTTTACAGCCCTTTAATTTAATATAACCATGATCATTGATTTTCGGTTCGATGGCATCCATGCTTTTACTGAATTTGGCTTTTGCGAAGATCATGTCATATTGACTGATTAACTCGATGTTTATCTTGATCGGTTTCAGCTGTTCGAAAACCGTTCCGGATAATGTGGCCAAAAGTTGATACTCTTCCATCGATTCCTCCGCTTTTAAACTGGCCAATTCTACATTTAATTTCGTTACCGAGGCAGGTTCAATGAACACGGTAGCCCCTTTTGCGGATACTTCCACGATCGTTCCAGCCACTTGATTTTTATAGGAGGCTTTGATCGGGATGGTGTAGCGATCACCCTTTTTACTGATGAAAAATTCCTGAATGAACTCTTTATTGGCTCCGCTCTTCAAGAACTTATTCAGTCGTTCCTCTATTTTACCTTCTGTCTTGATGATTTGGTTCCTGATCCGTTTCAGATCCTTGCTGGCTTCGGAAACAACAGCATTTCCTTTGATGGTGAATTGGATTTCTTCTTCAATGCTCCTGAATTCAGTCATGGAGCGGGCGTAGGAATGCAGTGTTGGTGCAAAGAACTCTTTATCGGTCATGAATTTCTTGATATTCCTGCAGCCTCTTAAG
It contains:
- a CDS encoding class I SAM-dependent methyltransferase; protein product: MTEFWEASFIENQMMWGFEPSDSAILAKDFFLENKVKDILIPGIGYGRNAKVFIENGINVTGIEISKTAIDLARQNGLNISIFHGSVTDMPFDNKLYDGIFCYAIIHLLNNREREKFINDCYNQLKPNGYMIFTTISKEAPMFGKGKQLDKDYFEIMEGVKMFFYDSDSIKQEFGKYGLIESSEIVEPHKNMENKPPFKFIMVKCQKELS
- a CDS encoding NAD(P)/FAD-dependent oxidoreductase, whose amino-acid sequence is MLDCVIIGGGPAGLNAALVMGRAGRKTILFDEDKPRNRVTQESHGFITQDGVKPSEFKKRARTDVQKYPSVSIKDERVEIIEKASGVFRIQTKGGTDYMAKKVLLATGLRDVLPEIPNIQNVYGTSVFSCPFCDGWEMRGQALAVIAENERAFHMGKLLSNWSGDVIVFTNGYQVLDEEKDILARQHVTVVEEKIESLKSKGGQLTSIRLQNGQEIKREAGIVVTDLVQSAPFAEQLGCEITPNGGIKVDSFGRTTVEGVFACGDTSLSTPSQLVIAAAEGNKAAAGVIMDLVEAAFLLEA
- a CDS encoding DMT family transporter; this translates as MKKNQVLIGALLCLTASISWGAMFPVAERALMYIDPFYFSFLRYLAVCVILGILLLMKEGKESFKLEGQGKRLLFFGTMAFTVYNFLIFAGQDLLGHNGVIVASIMESLMPMISILIMWVFKNSKPMKYNIASMLLALIGAILVITSGKLSFLLSLKDSIIPLLFILIGVIGWVIYTMGGNQFNGWSTLRYSTLTCILGTSVSGIITLFASVLGLSVPTAEVMQSIYGEMIFMIIFPGAIALLSWNLGIKLLTPINGILFINLVPITTLAIVFIQGGSLSSFELLGTFLVIYALIQNNYYQRKNSPSQVEELNPRKVKRIV
- a CDS encoding LysR family transcriptional regulator; the protein is MEIRDLQIFQCVAKYGSISKAAVELNYVQSNVTARIKHLEQELRTPLFNRHKRGMSLTAEARKMLEYVNKILLDVEELKQVFLDSETPTGILNIGTVETVTDLPKILASYHKQYPNVDLSIKAGLTEDLIKDVIEHRLDGAFVTGPIKHPLIQPYDVCTEKLVLVTRNETFDLEEIITEPFLVFSQGCGYRSKLEQWLKEEEVMPKRIMEFNVLETILTSVTLGLGITLVPQSAVNHLAANEEVHVHAIPEEYGNISTVFIHRKDAYMTNSMQSFLQTIEVHHEDRFKQSPGTTPELV
- a CDS encoding endonuclease MutS2, whose amino-acid sequence is MNTMTYEKIQYIQLKEMVKNHCVSGLGKALLDQLKPSSNLKVVKNRLNETTEARNLLNAESHIPLKGISHIGLHIDKLEKGMILEPSELVAIADFLRGCRNIKKFMTDKEFFAPTLHSYARSMTEFRSIEEEIQFTIKGNAVVSEASKDLKRIRNQIIKTEGKIEERLNKFLKSGANKEFIQEFFISKKGDRYTIPIKASYKNQVAGTIVEVSAKGATVFIEPASVTKLNVELASLKAEESMEEYQLLATLSGTVFEQLKPIKINIELISQYDMIFAKAKFSKSMDAIEPKINDHGYIKLKGCKHPLLPQDSVPLDFEIGKDYRSLIITGPNAGGKTVVLKTIGILTLAVMSGLHVAGKEGTELAVFDQVFVDIGDNQSIENALSTFSSHMKNISEIMGALTNNSLLLFDEIGSGTEPNEGAALAIAILEEFYQRGCITVATTHYGEIKRYSEIHSDFMNAAMQFNSETLEPKYKLLIGQSGESNALWIAKKMNVREKVLQKAKLYIDNKDYDLERVQEGKIKKAKPAAVPKEILYEYEVGDKVKVSELNGYGIVYKKKDSFNNVTVLFEDTFKEVHANRLELEIKAADLYPEGYDLNSLFVSYKERKLNHDLDRGSKKALKNVAADIRKKLGE
- a CDS encoding Rrf2 family transcriptional regulator; translated protein: MKYSKATNYALHTMVHLTSEPKGQTVSVDQLAHMQDLSPTYLSKILTKLVKAGLIESVPGAKGGYSTSRRAQDISFLDVIEAVEGQSVLFNCAFDHEESECLIERVMIEAEGNMKKELAGRTIQSIAEQCQETKKEK